The following proteins are encoded in a genomic region of Colletotrichum higginsianum IMI 349063 chromosome 9, whole genome shotgun sequence:
- a CDS encoding C6 transcription factor, translated as MAGPGGGPPRRSHTKSRKGCDTCKRRHIRCDESFPQCRNCTKHKIRCPYNDMPIPEDRSATPDKPDLMWTPEVEAAISLWQQTGRFPFPNLNIYPAPNPQYLNVEDLRLIYHVASICDELAAFDANGFTLWTRQIPTIIKIGATNAYVMHALLAFSATHIAFLTDCPLVGNMAYEHRGVALKGLQEAIGTFNHETSDAVLAASLVLSWQATDWRSWTQLMQGTSSVIEAMDSWKHESQFGDFIAESCTFPTAPASPSPDHKPSQPRKEDLDAFNRTLQQLQKVEAHLKHSKEDTKSIQQLTSFLKGARKVSPTLNVSQQFERLRPLRTWLFWLPVMYLKQTAGSPSALIIIAHYYTVALMMERLFPEIGAAYFGSLSIGPVEEIARRLLSINISGSLDGDLQTPLTLMEFPIDTVNEFRSRMGWIQPARTPSFPQFNPPNFYMSEPVPLPPVSDSYLYGQNPAFSYSTESLQMLNAESGPPSNVSPLVLSSPFVNSQYLNIPSPNYGGYSPASSTFEGSVAYSDNDEYGSYDGYDMSGMPTPMVGGPSNHFGVGFVSPTQPVWI; from the exons ATGGCCGGTCCTGGTGGTGGTCCTCCCCGCCGCAGCCACACCAAGTCCCGCAAGGGCTGTGATACCTGCAAGCGCCGCCACATCAGATGTGACGAGAGCTTCCCCCAATG CCGCAACTGTACCAAGCATAAGATCCGCTGCCCCTACAACGACATGCCCATCCCCGAGGACAGGTCGGCGACCCCGGACAAGCCCGATCTCATGTGGACtcccgaggtcgaggcggcAATCTCGCTGTGGCAACAGACGGGGCGCTTTCCCTTCCCCAACCTCAACATCTACCCGGCGCCGAATCCCCAGTACCTCAACGTCGAGGATCTCCGATTGATCTACCACGTGGCATCAATCTGCGATGAACTGGCCGCCTTTGATGCCAATGGCTTTACCCTCTGGACTCGTCAGATCCCGAC CATCATCAAGATTGGCGCTACGAACGCCTATGTCATGCATGCCCTACTGGCTTTCTCGGCCACGCACATTGCCTTCCTCACCGACTGCCCCCTGGTCGGCAACATGGCATACGAGCACCGCGGCGTTGCCCTCAAGGGCCTGCAGGAGGCTATTGGCACATTCAACCACGAGACGTCGGACGCCGTCTTGGCTGCCTCCCTTGTCCTGTCGTGGCAAGCAACGGACTG GCGAAGCTGGACCCAGCTCATGCAAGGGACCTCCTCG GTCATCGAAGCCATGGACTCATGGAAGCACGAGTCCCAATTTGGTGACTTTATTGCCGAGAGCTGCACGTTCCCAACCGCTCCCGCGTCGCCCAGCCCGGACCACAAGCCGAGCCAGCCACGCAAGGAGGACCTGGACGCCTTCAACCGCAccctgcagcagctccaAAAGGTCGAGGCACATCTCAAGCACAGCAAGGAGGACACCAAGTCGATTCAGCAATTGACCAGCTTTCTCAAGGGCGCCCGCAAGGTCAGCCCGACGCTCAACGTCTCTCAGCAGTTTGAGCGCCTGCGCCCTCTACGCACCTGGCTGTTCTGGCTGCCCGTCATGTACCTCAAGCAGACAGCTGGTTCGCCGAGCGctctcatcatcatcgcccacTACTACACGGTGGCTCTGATGATGGAGCGTCTCTTCCCTGAGATCGGCGCCGCCTATTTTGGCAGCCTGTCCATCGGCCCCGTCGAAGAGatcgcccgccgcctcctaTCCATCAACATCTCGGGCAGCCTCGACGGTGACCTGCAGACGCCCCTGACGCTCATGGAGTTCCCCATCGACACGGTCAACGAGTTCCGCTCACGCATGGGCTGGATTCAGCCGGCGCGTACGCCCTCGTTCCCGCAGTTCAACCCGCCCAACTTTTACATGAGCGAGCCcgtgccgctgccgccagtCAGCGACTCTTATCTGTACGGCCAGAACCCGGCCTTCAGTTACAGCACCGAGTCCCTGCAGATGCTCAACGCTGAGTCGGGCCCGCCCAGCAACGTCTCGCCTCTTGTGCTGTCGTCACCTTTTGTCAACTCGCAGTACCTCAACATCCCCAGTCCCAACTACGGCGGCTACAGcccggcttcgtcgacctTTGAGGGCTCCGTCGCCTATAGCGACAACGACGAGTATGGCTCGTACGACGGCTACGACATGAGCGGCATGCCTACCCCCATGGTCGGCGGTCCAAGCAACCACTTTGGCGTCGGGTTCGTCTCTCCCACCCAGCCCGTGTGGATCTAG
- a CDS encoding C6 transcription factor produces the protein MPTTPTYPPPDDPTVLASSLHTLPPSPFLHPEQFGMLPLPESPVFRATPLSHHRHTPSSSVTGESPRSVSAPFPLRHAWVPSTPSFQFDNKEKGKERET, from the coding sequence ATGCCGACCACCCCCACATACCCGCCACCGGACGACCCGACCGTCCTGGCCTCCTCGCTGCACACgctgcccccctccccgttcCTCCACCCTGAACAGTTCGGCATGCTCCCCCTGCCCGAGTCTCCCGTCTTCCGCGCTACACCGTTGTCCCACCACCGGCACACGCCCTCGTCTTCAGTCACCGGCGAGTCGCCTCGGTCCGTCAGCGCGCCGTTCCCTCTGCGCCACGCCTGGGTACCTTCGACGCCATCATTCCAGTTCGACAACAAGGAGAAAGGCAAGGAGCGGGAGACGTAA
- a CDS encoding Importin beta-2 yields the protein MAWQPTPESLSQLATCLKDSLSGFDKNAQKQAELMLTQAKSSPDINNYLAYLFSSAEPPQGVQCTAQDYHLVRSAAAIMLKNNVRTGYKQIPEPSLALIKMAVPMGIQDGNSQIRNYAGNIATEIIRRGGILSWPELLPQLLSLISNETGQVSNEGQEGAMSAMAKICEDNVKVLEREHNGSRPLNFLLPKFIDATKSELPKVRAKALTAINVFTPRKSQAMLNNVDNLLNHLFILAGDQHPDVRRQVCHAFVQLVETRPDKLQPHIAGLVDYIITQQKSDDEDLACEAAEFWLAVGEHEDLWRALTPYLDKIIPVLLECMVYSGEDIALLGGASDDEEEEDREEDIKPQFAKKSATRGKGGEASADHAQNGNAYEKLASMDDDLEEGEIDDLDDGDENPDERWTIRKCSAAALDVFARDFSDPVFTAILPYLTSNLKHEEWQYREAAVLALGAVAEGTINAVTPHLPELVPYLLSLLEDSEPIVRQITCWTLGRYSQWAANLQGPNQKATFFEPMMDGILRKMLDKNKKVQEAAASAFANLEEKAGKVLEPYCIPILQQFVQCFARYKDRNMYILYDCVQTLAENIGPVIAQPNAMSLLMPALIDRYQKVGDDSRELFPLLECLSYVAMALGSAFTPYAQPIFTRCVNIIHTNLEQSLQATNNPKLDSPDKDFLVTSLDLLSATIQSLEEDKKQELVRGSEGTFFELLSFCLEDPQDDVRQSAYALLGDCARYVFPQLEKHLPSIFPILLKQLDLDNILDEEIDSGFSVVNNACWSAGEIVMINSKTISPFVPELLQRFVEIISNPGVQAAVSENAAIALGRLGLHNSEILAPLLPTFAEDFLSAMEHVEFLEEKATAFKGFTLVVGQNPQAMEKALPQLFVAIARYRDINLKNPIKHELHEHFQKVINMYRELIPQFNDFVNQMQPQDQQALRAYYST from the exons ATGGCCTGGCAGCCGACCCCGGAGTCCTTGAGCCAGCTGGCTACTTGCCTCAAGGACTCGCTCAGCGGCTTCGACAAGAATGCGCAGAAGCAGGCAGAGCTT ATGCTCACCCAGGCCAAGTCCTCCCCCGACATCAACAACTACCTCGCCTACCTCTTCTCCAGCGCCGAGCCGCCCCAGGGTGTGCAATGCACCGCCCAAGACTACCACCTCGTgcgctccgccgccgccatcatgttGAAGAACAATGTGCGCACCGGCTACAAGCAGATTCCCGAGCCCAGCCTGGCCCTCATCAAGATGGCCGTCCCCATGGGCATCCAGGACGGGAACTCCCAGATCCGCAATTACGCCGGTAACATTGCGACCGAGATCATTAGGAGAGGTGGTATTCTGAGCTGGCCCGAACTGCTGCCCCAGCTGCTCAGTCTCATCTCCAACGAGACGGGCCAGGTCTCCaacgagggccaggagggcgCCATGtccgccatggccaagaTCTGCGAGGACAACGTCAAGGTCCTGGAGCGCGAGCACAATGGCTCGCGTCCCCTCAACTTCTTGCTCCCCAAGTTCATCGATGCCACCAAGAGCGAGCTGCCAAAGGTCCGCGCAAAGGCTCTGACCGCCATCAACGTCTTCACCCCGCGCAAGTCTCAGGCTATGCTCAACAACGTCGACAACCTGCTGAACCACCTTTTCATCCTTGCCGGCGACCAGCACCCCGACGTGCGCCGTCAGGTCTGCCATGCGTTTGTCCAACTCGTCGAGACTCGCCCCGACAAGCTGCAGCCCCACATTGCTGGTCTGGTCGACTACATCATCACCCAACAGaagagcgacgacgaggacctggcCTGCGAGGCTGCCGAGTTCTGGCTGGCTGTCGGCGAGCACGAAGACCTGTGGCGCGCCCTAACCCCGTACCTCGACAAGATCATCCCTGTCTTGCTGGAGTGCATGGTGTACAGCGGAGAGGATATCGCCCTGCTCGGCGGTGCGtcggacgacgaagaggaagaagaccGTGAGGAGGACATCAAGCCGCAGTTCGCCAAGAAGTCGGCCACCAGgggcaagggcggcgaggcctcGGCCGACCACGCCCAGAACGGCAACGCCTACGAGAAGCTGGCGAgcatggacgacgacctggaggagggcgagatcgacgaccttgacgacggcgacgagaacCCCGATGAGCGCTGGACCATCCGCAAGTgctctgccgccgctctcgacgtcTTCGCGAGGGACTTTTCCGACCCTGTCTTTACCGCCATCCTGCCCTACCTGACTAGCAATCTTAAGCATGAGGAGTGGCAATACAGagaggccgccgtcctcgccctgggcgccgtcgccgagggtACTATCAACGCCGTCACTCCCCACCTACCGGAGCTTGTCCCCTATCTCCTCTCCCTTCTTGAGGACAGCGAGCCCATCGTCAGGCAAATCACCTGCTGGACTCTCGGCCGCTATTCACAGTGGGCGGCCAACCTCCAGGGCCCCAACCAAAAGGCTACCTTTTTCGAGCCCATGATGGACGGCATCCTGCGCAAGATGctcgacaagaacaagaaggtccaggaggccgccgcgtcTGCCTTTGCCAACTTGGAAGAAAAGGCCGGCAAGGTTCTCGAGCCGTATTGCATACCGATCCTGCAGCAGTTCGTCCAGTGTTTCGCACGGTACAAGGATAGGAACATGTACATTCTCTACGACTGCGTGCAGACCCTGGCGGAGAACATCGGCCCCGTCATTGCGCAGCCCAATGCGATGAGCCTGCTGATGCCTGCGCTGATCGACCGCTATCAAAAGGTCGGCGACGACTCGCGTGAGCTGTTCCCCCTATTGGAGTGTTTGTCCTACGTGGCCATGGCGCTCGGTTCTGCCTTCACACCGTACGCGCAGCCGATCTTTACACGATGCGTCAACATCATCCATACAAACCTCGAGCAGAGTCTGCAGGCCACTAACAACCCCAAGTTGGACTCTCCTGACAAGGACTTCCTCGTCACGAGTCTCGACCTGCTGAGTGCCACCATTCAGTCTCTGGAGGAAGACAAGAAGCAGGAGCTGGTCAGGGGCTCTGAGGGAACCTTCTTCGAACTTCTCAGCTTCTGTCTGGAGGACCCCCAGGACGACGTTCGGCAGTCGGCATACGCTCTGCTGGGAGACTGCGCGAGATACGTCTTCCCCCAGCTCGAGAAGCACCTACCCTCCATCTTCCCCATCCTGCTTAAGCAGTTGGACCTGGATAACATCCTCGATGAGGAGATCGACAGCGGCTTCAGCGTCGTCAATAACGCATGCTGGTCAGCCGGCGAGATCGTCATGATCAACAGCAAGACCATCTCTCCTTTTGTACCCGAGCTACTCCAGCGGTTCGTCGAGATCATCTCGAACCCTGGCGTGCAGGCCGCGGTTAGTGAGAACGCGGCAATTGCCCTCGGTCGCCTTGGTCTCCACAACTCGGAGATCCTCGCCCCTCTCCTGCCAACCTTTGCCGAGGATTTCTTGTCAGCCATGGAGCACGTTGAATTTCTGGAAGAGAAGGCCACCGCGTTCAAGGGCTTCACCCTGGTTGTGGGACAGAACCCGCAGGCCATGGAGAAGGCGCTGCCTCAGCTCTTTGTTGCCATCGCGAGGTACCGGGATATCAACCTCAAGAACCCGATCAAGCACGAATTGCACGAGCATTTTCAAAAG GTCATCAACATGTACCGGGAATTGATTCCCCAGTTCAACGACTTTGTGAACCAGATGCAACCGCAGGACCAGCAGGCACTCCGCGCGTACTACTCCACATGA
- a CDS encoding tRNA (Adenine-N(1)-)-methyltransferase, with protein sequence MPPRLEPLRLLRHTRRLPCRLYSSSRSIREHDVVILRQRGNKDPKFHLSPPLRPDAPIKLAYGAKVNASEIIGKSFTDLIHDSDGRDVRLTEASLAQYIANSPRVATPIYPQDANLIVSFLDLNLPVPGEDPDFDADPPVEIFEAGTGMGALTLCLAKAIHGANPPVPPQLRDALCAAPYERNTLPRKLANSDEAPEYNTSPHALDFAGQPELAALHEKHTAGRRAILHTLDINPTSSRMAHSLVRHFRRAMYLLDVDFHVRTIRSYLSSRLSRNGGQPFLSHVILDLPASQEHADVAVEALRPGGKLVVFFPSITQILNFVVWAKDEAQPLILDRVVELQTSTSGGDGMFRDGTGGRNWEVKVVNIRKAVQEGETGAAAQAHVCRPKVGTLVVGGGFVAVFGRIQRQGGPVVEPAEETMATTESASGFVSDTEMCSDEDASARPS encoded by the exons ATGCCGCCGAGGCTTGAGCCATTGCGTCTTCTGAGGCACACCCGGCGACTACCGTGTCGCCTGTACAGCTCCAGCCGGTCTATTAGAG AACACGATGTGGTCATCCTCCGCCAGCGAGGGAACAAGGATCCCAAGTTCCATCTGTCGCCCCCTCTACGACCGGACGCGCCGATCAAACTTGCCTACGGCGCAAAGGTCAACGCATCCGAAATCATCGGCAAGAGCTTCACCGACTTGATTCATGATAGCGATGGCCGCGATGTGCGATTGACCGAGGCATCCCTGGCCCAATACATTGCCAACTCCCCGCGCGTAGCAACACCG ATCTACCCCCAGGACGCCAACCTGATCGTCTCCTTCCTCGACCTGAACCTGCCGGTCCCGGGCGAGGATCCGGATTTCGATGCCGACCCGCCTGTAGAGATCTTCGAGGCCGGCACGGGCATGGGCGCGCTGACGCTCTGCCTCGCGAAGGCCATCCATGGCGCGAACCCGCCTGTGCCGCCTCAGCTCCGCGATGCGCTGTGCGCGGCGCCTTACGAGCGGAACACCTTACCCCGCAAGCTCGCTAACAGCGACGAGGCGCCCGAGTACAACACCTCGCCGCACGCGCTCGACTTTGCGGGGCAACCGGAGCTGGCAGCGCTGCACGAAAAGCACACCGCTGGCCGTCGGGCGATCCTGCACACGCTTGACATCAACCCGACGTCGAGCCGTATGGCGCACAGCCTCGTTCGGCACTTCCGGCGGGCCATGTACCTCCTTGACGTCGACTTCCACGTCCGCACGATTCGGTCGTACCTCTCGTCCCGGCTGTCGCGGAACGGGGGCCAACCGTTCCTGTCCCACGTGATCCTGGACCTGCCGGCGTCGCAGGAGCatgccgacgtcgccgtcgaggccctccgGCCTGGCGGGAAGCTGGTTGTATTCTTTCCGTCCATCACGCAGATCCTTAACTTCGTCGTCTgggccaaggacgaggcgCAGCCCCTGATACTGGACCGTGTCGTCGAGCTCcagacgtcgacgtcgggcgGCGATGGTATGTTCCGCGACGGCACGGGGGGCCGGAACTGGGAGGTCAAGGTGGTAAACATCCGAAAGGCGGTTCAGGAGGGCGAGACgggcgccgcggcgcaggCGCACGTCTGCCGGCCCAAAGTCGGGACGCTGGTCGTCGGGGGCGGATTCGTTGCCGTGTTTGGCAGGATACAGCGACAGGGTGGGCCGGTCGTGGAGCCGGCCGAGGAGACtatggcgacgacggagtCTGCGTCCGGGTTCGTGTCTGATACTGAGATGTGCTCCGATGAGGATGCTTCGGCGCGTCCATCGTGA
- a CDS encoding tRNA (Adenine-N(1)-)-methyltransferase, with protein MTQLEHLPGELLASVAEWVKEICGLASLTKTSRRLNAVATPLLYREEVRRNNQSALLYCAGEGLLGSLELLRAAGQDLAARRISYSEPEATIREPFNTDRRSGASGRPRLPRGVGKTWEGAIHRAVLKGEAEVVRWLITNGVPVNQSSKNLCKCDNALGPDPNTPLRLALCHRQMEAAHILLANGATMRYIGAFPDTTAWQAAVGGHQPAAAMEFAFSVASKHSEVIHGHMGSFTDEKHHSENAIRDSCIKPMVELDDQSQSYSATAASHFWEVAQADTIAGIDNPLQQDGLADTDGAVQAGSAMAIDVPGPKLQCKGRPIAEDDILSAVTDLLDPIAAIEAYADSDKKEYVLGQKRRLKKIATRASHKKKKIAGHYV; from the exons ATGACCCAGCTCGAGCATCTTCCTGGCGAGCTCCTCGCAAGCGTCGCCGAATGGGTCAAAGAGATCTGTGGCCTCGCCTCTCTGACCAAGACGAGCCGGCGTCTCAATGCGGTTGCCACACCGCTGCTGTATCGCGAAGAAGTACGCCGCAACAACCAAAGCGCCCTGTTGTACTGCGCTGGCGAAGGCCTTCTGGGATCTTTGGAGCTTCTCCGAGCCGCCGGCCAAGATCTTGCCGCGAGAAGGATCAGTTATTCCGAACCCGAAGCAACGATCAGAGAACCATTCAACACAGACAGGAGATCTGGGGCTTCCGGACGTCCCCGTTTGCCTAGGGGAGTTGGAAAGACTTGGGAGGGAGCAATCCACCGCGCCGTTTTAAaaggcgaggccgaggtagTTCGCTGGCTGATTACCAACGGCGTACCCGTCAATCAGTCATCAAAAAATCTATGCAAGTGCGATAATGCCTTAGGTCCGGATCCCAATACTCCCCTGCGTTTAGCCCTGTGCCACCGCCAGATGGAGGCGGCTCACATTCTCCTGGCAAACGGTGCCACAATGAGGTACATCGGAGCCTTTCCGGATACGACGGCCTGGCAAGCCGCTGTGGGCGGGCATCAACCAGCTGCCGCAATGGAATTTGCTTTCTCCGTTGCCTCCAAGCACTCTGAGGTCATCCATGGTCATATGGGCAGCTTCACGGACGAGAAGCATCATTCAGAAAACGCTATACGAGACAGTTGCATCAAACCAATGGTGGAACTAGACGATCAATCTCAGTCCTATAGCGCAACGGCTGCTTCGCACTTTTGGGAAGTTGCCCAAGCTGACACCATTGCGGGCATCGACAATCCACTTCAGCAAGACGGCCTCGCGGATACCGATGGCGCCGTTCAGGCAGGAAGCGCGATGGCTATCGACGTACCAGGCCCCAAGCTACAGTGCAAAGGACGTCCTATTGCGGAAGACGATATTCTCAGCGCTGTCACCGACTTGTTAGACCCGATCGCTGCCATAGAGGCCTACGCCGACAGCGATAAGAAGGAGTATGTCTTAGGCCAAAAGAGACGGTTGAAAAAGATCGCTACAAGAGCTAGccacaagaagaagaagattgCTG GACACTACGTCTGA